One region of Gloeocapsopsis sp. IPPAS B-1203 genomic DNA includes:
- a CDS encoding TIGR03943 family protein, with amino-acid sequence MIGGKSKRKQAKPFNQSNTRAWLFTWLDVLAIGAWGILMLRYWLTGKLNLLIHPDYFWLVISGGIGLIIIAASKAWELLRRRRNSGTATQHVTLFPPGMSSSLLLVTAIIGMTFTPRVFASQTALDRGVTDSLGATRAQPQAFRSARNPEERSLLDWVRTLNVYPEPDAYAGQSAKVQGFVIHPPELPPEYILISRFVITCCAADAYPVGLPVKLTTSRQAYPPDTWLEIEGTMMTDTLAGKRQLTIQATSLTQIAEPENPYEY; translated from the coding sequence ATGATTGGCGGCAAATCCAAGCGCAAACAAGCAAAACCATTCAATCAATCTAACACTAGAGCTTGGCTGTTTACTTGGCTCGATGTGCTAGCAATTGGTGCTTGGGGCATTTTAATGCTGAGGTATTGGCTGACAGGTAAGCTGAATTTACTGATTCATCCTGATTATTTTTGGCTAGTCATTTCCGGCGGTATTGGATTAATTATTATTGCAGCTAGTAAAGCCTGGGAACTGTTGCGACGACGCCGTAATAGTGGTACAGCAACACAGCACGTCACTTTATTTCCTCCTGGGATGAGTAGCAGTTTATTATTAGTTACGGCAATTATTGGTATGACATTTACACCTCGCGTTTTTGCAAGTCAAACTGCACTTGATCGGGGTGTGACAGATTCTTTAGGTGCAACAAGGGCGCAACCACAAGCTTTTCGGAGTGCGCGTAATCCTGAAGAGCGATCGCTGTTAGATTGGGTACGAACTTTAAATGTTTATCCTGAACCAGATGCTTATGCCGGACAAAGTGCTAAAGTGCAAGGATTTGTCATTCATCCTCCAGAATTGCCACCAGAATACATTTTGATATCGCGGTTTGTCATTACCTGCTGCGCGGCGGATGCTTATCCTGTAGGTTTACCAGTGAAATTGACTACATCTCGCCAAGCTTATCCACCAGATACTTGGTTAGAAATTGAAGGGACAATGATGACTGATACTCTAGCAGGTAAACGTCAGTTAACAATTCAAGCAACTTCACTGACACAAATTGCTGAACCTGAAAACCCTTATGAATATTAG
- a CDS encoding permease: protein MSQFNNAFTLFLSLLVEAMPFLLLGVLLSSVLLLFIDEQQLIAKLPKNPLLGALVGSMVGFLFPVCECGNVPVARRLLMQGVPTPVAIGFLLAAPTVNPIVIWATWTAFRDQPEIVVLRILLSLTIATIVGWVFSVQKDLKPLLQPAIAKSWEYNFVPKQELKEATPTSPLLQSGTFLLNQPGQMVRMDATVLQASLAATAPTKPLSDRLRLLVDNTIQELRELGAVLVFGSAIAAFIQVAVPREVILSLGYGPVTSIIAMMILAAVVSICSTVDSFFALSFSATFTSGSLLAFLIFGPMIDLKAVGLMLSIFKPKAIIYLFALAAQLTFLFTLFINLQII, encoded by the coding sequence ATGAGTCAATTCAACAACGCCTTTACTTTATTTTTAAGTCTGTTAGTAGAAGCAATGCCTTTTTTGCTATTAGGGGTGTTGTTATCTAGTGTATTGTTGTTGTTTATTGATGAGCAACAGTTAATTGCCAAACTTCCTAAAAACCCGTTGTTGGGGGCTTTAGTTGGTAGTATGGTAGGTTTTTTGTTTCCTGTATGCGAATGTGGTAATGTGCCAGTCGCACGGCGATTGTTAATGCAGGGAGTACCTACACCAGTTGCTATTGGGTTTTTATTGGCTGCGCCTACTGTCAATCCGATCGTTATTTGGGCAACTTGGACAGCATTTCGCGATCAACCGGAAATTGTTGTACTGCGAATTTTGCTATCGCTGACTATTGCTACTATTGTAGGCTGGGTGTTTAGCGTTCAAAAAGATCTCAAGCCTTTGTTACAACCGGCGATCGCTAAAAGTTGGGAATATAACTTTGTCCCCAAACAAGAATTAAAAGAAGCTACGCCAACATCACCACTATTGCAATCTGGAACATTTTTACTGAATCAACCTGGTCAAATGGTACGCATGGATGCTACTGTACTCCAGGCAAGTTTAGCAGCTACAGCCCCAACTAAGCCTTTATCCGACCGTCTGCGGTTATTAGTAGACAATACCATCCAAGAATTACGTGAATTGGGTGCAGTTTTAGTATTTGGAAGTGCGATCGCTGCTTTTATTCAAGTTGCTGTACCGCGTGAAGTGATTTTAAGTCTAGGCTATGGTCCAGTGACATCAATTATTGCCATGATGATATTGGCAGCTGTTGTGTCAATTTGTTCTACAGTTGATTCTTTTTTTGCACTATCTTTTTCTGCAACATTTACTAGCGGTTCGCTCCTGGCATTTTTAATATTTGGACCAATGATTGATTTAAAAGCAGTTGGTCTAATGCTGTCTATCTTTAAACCTAAAGCTATTATTTATTTATTTGCTTTAGCTGCACAATTAACATTTTTGTTTACTTTATTTATTAATTTGCAAATTATTTAA